In one window of Vicia villosa cultivar HV-30 ecotype Madison, WI unplaced genomic scaffold, Vvil1.0 ctg.000146F_1_1, whole genome shotgun sequence DNA:
- the LOC131624638 gene encoding myrcene synthase, chloroplastic-like: MMFNKMENEVDQLEFIDVLQRLGVDYHFNNEIKNMLDNIYNTQTFKLKTNLYDTSLKFRLLRQHGYDISTDFFVCFKDEMCDLKIDQPIDVEGMLSLYEASFHSFEDEIILDEARDFTIEFLKEYLNQHGDNDIMSLQISHALELPLHWRIPRSEAQWFINIYERQQNNNSNVLLQFAKLDFNILQSIYQEELKYTSRWWKGTEIGEKLRFVRDRFVENFVWNVGMNFKPEFEYFRKVLTKANALITTIDDIYDVYGTLEELELFTEAIDRWDLNAIDSLPNYMKICYHTLYSYVNEVEISNKAGFSIAPYLKKEWAGLCKSYLIEAKWYHSGYTPTFEEYIENAWISISAPLMLIHAYFVIPHSFKQEDLVCLEENNNIIRYSSMILRLANDLGTTKREIETGDIPKSIQCYMNESGTTEIEAREHVKSMMCTIWKKMNKEAHSSSLSQSFIDISVNLGRMAIFIYQHGDGHTIQDPEIQNRIQSLIWTPIPIDG, from the exons ATGATGTTTAACAAAATGGAAAATGAGGTTGATCAACTTGAGTTTATTGATGTGTTGCAAAGGCTTGGAGTTGATTATCATTTCAACAATGAAATAAAGAACATGTTGGACAATATTTATAACACACAAACATTCAAGTTGAAGACCAACTTATATGACACATCACTCAAGTTTAGACTCTTAAGGCAACATGGTTATGATATATCTACAG ATTTTTTTGTTTGCTTTAAAGATGAAATGTGTGATTTGAAGATAGACCAACCAATTGATGTTGAGGGAATGTTGTCATTGTATGAAGCCTCGTTTCATTCATTCGAAGATGAAATTATATTGGATGAAGCAAGAGATTTCACAATAGAGTTTCTCAAAGAGTATTTAAACCAACATGGAGACAATGATATTATGTCTCTTCAAATAAGTCATGCTTTGGAGCTTCCACTACATTGGAGAATTCCTCGATCGGAGGCTCAATGGTTCATCAATATATACGAAAGACagcaaaataataatagtaatgttTTACTTCAGTTTGCTAAATTGGATTTCAACATTCTTCAAAGCATCTACCAAGAAGAACTTAAGTATACATCAAG ATGGTGGAAAGGAACTGAAATTGGAGAAAAGTTGAGATTTGTTAGGGACAGATTTGTTGAGAATTTTGTTTGGAATGTGGGAATGAATTTCAAGCCAGAATTTGAATATTTTCGAAAAGTTCTAACAAAGGCGAATGCCTTAATTACCACAATTGATGATATTTATGATGTATATGGTACCTTGGAAGAGTTAGAGCTTTTCACAGAAGCAATTGACAG ATGGGATCTAAATGCCATTGATTCCCTACCAAATTACATGAAAATATGTTATCATACACTCTATAGCTATGTGAATGAAGTTGAAATATCCAACAAGGCTGGGTTCTCTATCGCCCCATACTTGAAAAAAGAA TGGGCAGGTCTATGTAAATCATATTTGATTGAAGCTAAGTGGTATCATAGTGGATACACTCCGACCTTTGAAGAATACATAGAGAATGCATGGATATCCATAAGTGCACCTCTTATGCTTATTCATGCTTACTTTGTTATTCCACATTCATTCAAACAAGAAGACTTGGTTTGTTTAGAAgaaaacaacaacataattcGATATTCCTCAATGATTTTACGTCTAGCTAATGATCTTGGAACAACTAAA CGTGAAATTGAGACAGGTGATATTCCAAAGTCAATTCAATGTTATATGAACGAAAGTGGAACTACTGAAATAGAGGCTCGTGAACATGTAAAGTCTATGATGTGTACAATTTGGAAAAAGATGAATAAAGAAGCTCATAGTTCATCTTTGTCTCAAAGTTTCATAGATATTTCAGTAAATCTTGGTAGAATGGCAATATTCATTTACCAGCATGGAGATGGCCATACTATTCAAGATCCAGAAATTCAGAATCGTATACAATCATTAATTTGGACTCCCATTCCTATTGATGGTTAA